In the Flavobacterium lindanitolerans genome, one interval contains:
- a CDS encoding NAD(P)/FAD-dependent oxidoreductase, giving the protein MNIPQSDYPRIVIVGGGFAGIALAKKLKNKPVQVVLLDKHNYHTFQPLLYQVATGGLEAGSIAYPIRKVVHEYKNFYFRLCHVNDINTKNNKIIADIGELRYDYLVIATGSKTNYFGNKEIERNSIAMKTIPQSLNIRSLILENFEQALLTDDEHERNALINFVLVGGGPTGVELAGALAEMKNAILQKDYPDLDISKMQINLIQSGERILNTMSEKSSSAAEKYLKNLGVNVLKNIRVTSYDGRTISTNTDVVLETATLIWTAGVQGAMVNGLPASSLMEKVERIKVNEYNQVLGFPNIFAVGDIAMMATEEYPQGHPMVAQPALQQGRLLGENIIKLIQNKEMKPFHYNDKGSMATIGRNKAVVDLPNYHFHGVFAWFVWMFVHLFSLIGFKNKAVVFLNWLYNYIRFDREGRLIVRPYKKKSFTSFTFDEI; this is encoded by the coding sequence ATGAATATTCCACAGTCAGATTATCCAAGAATTGTTATAGTAGGTGGCGGTTTTGCAGGAATTGCATTGGCCAAGAAATTAAAAAATAAACCCGTGCAGGTAGTGCTTTTGGATAAGCATAATTACCATACTTTCCAGCCACTCCTGTATCAGGTGGCAACTGGCGGTTTAGAAGCAGGCTCGATTGCCTATCCGATCCGGAAAGTCGTGCACGAATATAAAAACTTCTATTTCAGACTGTGCCATGTCAATGACATCAACACAAAAAACAATAAAATTATAGCCGATATTGGCGAACTCCGATACGATTATCTGGTCATTGCAACAGGTTCCAAGACCAACTATTTTGGGAATAAGGAAATCGAAAGAAATAGCATTGCTATGAAAACCATTCCGCAGTCGCTTAATATCCGTAGTCTTATACTCGAAAATTTTGAACAGGCACTTTTGACCGATGATGAACATGAGAGGAATGCACTTATTAATTTTGTTCTGGTTGGAGGCGGTCCTACAGGCGTGGAACTGGCAGGAGCTTTGGCAGAAATGAAGAATGCCATATTGCAAAAAGACTATCCGGATTTGGATATCAGCAAAATGCAGATTAACCTTATCCAAAGCGGAGAAAGAATCCTCAATACAATGTCTGAAAAATCATCATCTGCTGCTGAAAAATACCTGAAAAACCTTGGTGTAAATGTTTTAAAAAACATCAGGGTGACCAGTTATGACGGAAGGACCATTTCTACCAATACGGATGTTGTTTTGGAAACTGCCACATTGATTTGGACAGCCGGAGTACAGGGAGCAATGGTCAACGGTCTTCCGGCTTCTTCCCTGATGGAAAAAGTTGAAAGAATCAAAGTGAATGAATATAATCAGGTACTTGGTTTCCCGAATATTTTTGCCGTTGGAGATATTGCAATGATGGCCACCGAAGAATATCCGCAAGGTCACCCTATGGTGGCACAACCGGCATTGCAGCAAGGCCGATTACTGGGAGAAAATATTATAAAACTCATTCAAAATAAGGAAATGAAACCTTTCCATTATAATGATAAAGGGTCAATGGCAACAATTGGAAGGAATAAGGCCGTTGTCGATTTGCCTAATTATCATTTTCACGGTGTCTTTGCCTGGTTCGTATGGATGTTTGTGCATCTTTTTTCACTAATCGGATTTAAAAATAAGGCGGTGGTCTTTTTAAACTGGCTCTATAACTATATCCGTTTTGACCGTGAGGGAAGACTGATTGTGAGGCCTTACAAAAAGAAAAGCTTTACCAGTTTTACTTTTGATGAAATCTGA